Within Vicinamibacteria bacterium, the genomic segment CATATTCCCAGAAGCCGCGCGCCCCGGGACAGAGCTTCCCGCAATGCGCGCTCGAGGCCACGCCCCCGCAAGTTCTTCATCGACTCGCCGAAGTGACCGACGCCCGGGAGCACGAGCCATCGGGCGCTCTCGACCGTCGCGGGATCGCTCGAGATCGTGGTCTGAACGCCAATCCGGGAGAAAGCCCGTCGCACACTGCCGAGATTGCCCACGCCGTAATCGACGAGCACGACCCTCATTCGGACAAAGTACCCTTCGTCGAGGGAACTGCTCGGCTCTCCGAACGAGCGACGGCTTCAGCGAGCGATCGGGCGAAGGCCTTGAAGATCGTCTCGGCGATGTGATGACTGTTTCGTCCCCGCAGGAGATCGACGTGCAGCGTCAGCCGCGCGCGATCCGAGAGGGCGCGAAAGAAATCCTCGAACAGCTCGGTCGGAAACGCGCCCACGCGCTCCGTGGGGAAAGCCACGTGGAAGTCGAGGAAGGGGCGGCCGGAGAGATCGACGACGACCCGGCTGAGGGCTTCGTC encodes:
- the hisB gene encoding imidazoleglycerol-phosphate dehydratase HisB, with product PRQAHRRRETNETTVEARLVLDGAGNASVDTGIGFLDHMLELVALHGRFDLEVQAKGDLDVDTHHTVEDVGLVIGECLLQALDQKAGIRRFGVSYVPLDEALSRVVVDLSGRPFLDFHVAFPTERVGAFPTELFEDFFRALSDRARLTLHVDLLRGRNSHHIAETIFKAFARSLAEAVARSESRAVPSTKGTLSE